A segment of the Deltaproteobacteria bacterium genome:
ACATTAAGACTTATTGATTGGGGGATTCTTATAAAATCGAGCATCTTTTCATAATTTTCTAATAAATTACAAAAATTTTCATTGACTTCTCGTCCAAAGCCTAAGATATCGACAAAAGCCACATATTGATTGGAAAGTTTTTCTCCTTTAAAGGGTTTGAAGGGCTCATCAAGTTTCTTTGTGCGAGCCTTGAGATCTTTTAATTTTTGATCAATATTCATATGAAACTTAAATTATTATAATTGCATTTTTTTAAAACCTGCTCATCGTTAACAAAACGCAAATCAAACTTTTTTTCTTTTTTTAAGGTAGCAACCATTTTGATAATTTCTGTCTTAAACCAATTCTTTTTTTCTTCATTGATCGTTAGGTGATTTGAAATAAAGACGACCAAGGGGACGGACCAAGGGGACGTTCGTGCTGAGCGTGCTTAGCGAATGCCCCCACTCAAATTTAACATTTTTTGATTAAACGATAATACTCTTCAATATTTCTTCATAGTCCTGCTTGTTGAGCGTGCATTCCAATAAACTGTCGAATCGTTCCACCGTTAGTTTGAGCTGCCTGGCCATTGATTTATAGGTTTTGGGAGAAATCGGTTTCCTTCCTTTCCATTAGAAACCGTTTGATGTTGAGCCATTCTTCGCTAAATTCGTCATCTTCCATCAAATCCTCATAGAGGGATTCAATTTCGCGCTTAAGCATTTCTACGGCGTCTTCGGGATTATTCCCATGGCCATATAAAGGAATTTCCGTAGTTCGGGCAATAAAACCGGTTCCATCGGGTTCCAAAACGGCATCCAGGGGAACCAGAAGATGTTTGTATTGAAATCCTTTAATTATATTACCATAAAAAAGATCTTAAAGGTGGTGGTTTGTAAAACTAAGATTGATGGAAGTTTTTCATATAACCGGTTAATTTGTCAAGGGGAAAAACCGAAAACATGCTCAAAGCTCATAGGGGGGTGGGGGAAAAGGCGTTCGGATTTAAGAGTTCGGAGTTCGGCGAAACGGGAAAGAAGCTCAAGGTTCAAAGCCCAAAGGGGAGCATTAGGAAATAGGTTTAAGGTTCAAGGTTGATAGGGCGCGGTTATGTCAATCCATTTTCTTTTATTGACTGCGCTGAAATATCCTTTTATCATTCAGAGAACAGTTCAATAATAGATCAGCGCCGACCGTGGCGTCAATGCGACGCGGCCTGTCAATTCGCAGTTCCGGCCGGCCTCACTTAAGCGGCAGCAATGGGGGATACTATGGAAGAACAGAACTGGCTCCACCAGTTGACAAAATCGCAGGAGGATAAGTGGATTGGCGGGGTCTGCGGCGGGTTGGGAAAGGTGACCCCTCTGCCGTCGTGGACCTGGAGGCTGCTCTTCTGCCTGGTTAGTTTCTTTTTCGGTACGGGAATCCTTATTTACCTCCTGCTTTGGATCTTCGTGCCAAAGGCAAAACAAGAGGAACAGGGGGGGATAACTCCTTGATGGCTCGTGCCGTCCAATGTTCTGGGAACCGATGTTCCGGAATCTATTTTGGCTTTTGCCCTAACGCCAGACAGCAACGGCATTAGGCCTTTGACAAATTCTCGGAGATTATTATGCCCCCCGATTTATGGACACTATATGCACATATGCTTAAAAGTCGTTTGTTCGAAGAAGCCATTGCAAAGCTCTGGCACGACGGTTTGATCTCGGGTGAGATGCATCTTGGGACGGGTGAAGAAGGGATTATTGCAGGCATCGTTACTCAATTACGTGAAGGCGATGCCCTGTCTTTGGACCACCGCGGCACTGCGGCTTTACTCATGCGCGGCGTAGACCCTGTTCTTATTCTGCGCGAATTGCTTGGCCATCCAGAGGGCTTATGCGGCGGCAGGGGGGGGCATATGCACCTGTTCTCTAAGGAGCACATAGCCGTTTCTTCAGGGATTGTCGGTGCGGAAGGACCAACCGCAGCCGGCTTTGGATTATCGGCGCAATACCTGCACCCGGGGTCGATCGCCGTCGCGTTTTTCGGGGAAGGGGCGATGAACCAAGGCATGTTGATGGAATCGATGAATCTATCATCGGCTTGGACGCTGCCCGTGCTGTTTGTCTGCAAGGATGACGGCTGGTCCGTAACCACTCGATCTGAAGGGGTGACTGGTGGGGATTTGAACGAACGAGCCCGCGGGTTCGGGATTCCCGCTGTTGAAGTGGACGGTCGCGATGTATCCGGGGTGTGGGAGGCCGCCCAGACGGCAATTGAACGCGCCCGTTCCGGTCTGGGGCCGACCTTCCTGCATGCCCGATGCGTTCATTTTGAAGGCCACTTCCTGGGGTTTCAAATGATAAGGATCGTGCGCCATCCGCTCAGAGAAATGCCTGGAATTGCCCTTCGGCTCACACAGTCTTTCTTGGCTCCCGGCGGGGCACCTTTGCGCGAACGCCTGGCCGCGGTGAAAACAGTGCTTGGCTCGGTGCTTTCGACCTTACGCGATCCACGTCGGGATTCGGCCAATGACCCGGTCCGTCACACGAACACAGCCTTGCAGTCGGACCCGGTACGCCTGCAAGAACTGGAAAACCGGGTTGAGAAAGAGATAAGCAACGTGCTGGCATCCGCCTTAGCGGAGGGACCGATATGAGAACCCTGTTTTTCACCCAGGCTGTTGATGACGCGCTTGCCCAAGCCATGGCAGATGACCCGCGCATTATTCTTTTCGGGGAAGACACCCCCTTGCTGCGAAGGAGCCTGCTTGTGCAATTCGGCCCCGGACGCGTGCGAGGTACCCCCATCAGCGAAAGCGCCTTTCTGGGAGCCGGCGTAGCCGCCGCAATGGCCGGGTGTCGCCCGGTGGTCGAATTGTATATGGTGGATTTCTTAGGAGTGTGCATGGATGCCCTGCTCAACCATGCCGCCAAAGTAGAAACCTTCTCAGGCGGCCGATGGAATGCGCCCGTTGTGGTCCGCGCGCCTTGTGGCGGCGGTTACGGCGACGGCGGGCAGCACGAACAGTCTTTGTGGGGTTGGCTGGCCCACATCCCGGGACTGACCGTGATAGTTCCCTCTACACCGGCCGACGCGGGTGGCCTGATGCTGGCCGCTCTCCGGCACGAGGGGCCGGTTATCTTCCTGGAGCATAAACTTCTATCAGAAACTTGGCTGGATTTTCTTGGCGCTGGAGGGCGACCCTCGGTGCGGTTTGAGGTCCCCGCCGAGGGGGGGAAAGGCGCCGTCCCTAAAAAGTGGGAACCTCTTCCCATCGGTAAAGCTGTCCTCCGCCGGGATGGGGGTGACGTGACCATCGTCAGTGTGGGCGTGGACGTCCATCGCGCTTTAGAAGCGGCGCAAGCCCTTGAGTCGGAAGGGATTTCCGCAGGGGTGCTGGACTTGCGAACCGTCTCTCCAGTTGATAAAACGACACTCTGCGAAGCGGTCGCCCAGACCGGGCATCTACTTGTGGTTGACGAAGATTATGAGGGCTTTGGTCTTTCAGGTGAATTATCAGCGGTCGTATTGGAGGCAGGCATATCCTGCAAGTACGCCCGCGTCTGCACCCGGACGACCATCCCTTACGCCCGTCATCTTGAAGATCTGACTCTCCCCAACAAACAGCGTATCTGCCACAGCGTCAGGCAGTTGATGCAGTGATTGTCAAAACCACGAAGACGCGTGATGAAAAGCTCCCCAAAAGGCGCTGCGGGCGACAGCGGGAAAGGACGCCCGCCTCCGGTAGAACTCTCCATTAAATCCCCTACCGATGGAGGCATACGATGGCTGATAAGAAATATCAGGATATTGGAATAACTAATGAGATAAAATAAACTGGGTAGACAACAAAGGAGAAAAATATGGGAGAGCTGACGATAACGACATTCCTTACCATCGATGGGGTCATGCAGGCCCCCGGCGGTCCGGACGAAGACAGGAGCGGGGATTTCCCTTACGGCGGCTGGCTCGTTCCCCATTTCGACGCAGACATGGGGAAGATCATGGTCGAGATATTCTCCAAGGCCGGGGCCTTCCTTCTCGGGCGGACGACCTATGACATCTTCGCCGACTATTGGCCGAGGGTCACGGATCCCGACGACGTAATTGCCGGCAAACTCAATTCGCTGCCAAAATTTGTAGCTTCCCGCAGTCAAACCATCTTTAACTGGAAGGGAGCTTCGCCCGTACAAGACGTGACGAAAGAAATCGCCGATCTCAAAAAGCGTTTTTCAGGCGAGGTACAGGTTCATGGGAGCGGCGGACTGGCTCAAACCCTCATCCAGAACGACCTCATTGACGGATACCGACTGTTGATCTTTCCGGTGATCCTCGGCACCGGGAAGCGGCTCTTCGGCGCCGGCGCGGTACCGACAACCCTGACACTCATTAAGTCCGGCACTACGAGCAAAGGCGTCGTGGTCAACGTCTACCGTCGCGGA
Coding sequences within it:
- a CDS encoding PspC domain-containing protein, which codes for MGDTMEEQNWLHQLTKSQEDKWIGGVCGGLGKVTPLPSWTWRLLFCLVSFFFGTGILIYLLLWIFVPKAKQEEQGGITP
- a CDS encoding dihydrofolate reductase family protein, translating into MGELTITTFLTIDGVMQAPGGPDEDRSGDFPYGGWLVPHFDADMGKIMVEIFSKAGAFLLGRTTYDIFADYWPRVTDPDDVIAGKLNSLPKFVASRSQTIFNWKGASPVQDVTKEIADLKKRFSGEVQVHGSGGLAQTLIQNDLIDGYRLLIFPVILGTGKRLFGAGAVPTTLTLIKSGTTSKGVVVNVYRRGGALKTGSFGLD
- a CDS encoding thiamine pyrophosphate-dependent dehydrogenase E1 component subunit alpha gives rise to the protein MPPDLWTLYAHMLKSRLFEEAIAKLWHDGLISGEMHLGTGEEGIIAGIVTQLREGDALSLDHRGTAALLMRGVDPVLILRELLGHPEGLCGGRGGHMHLFSKEHIAVSSGIVGAEGPTAAGFGLSAQYLHPGSIAVAFFGEGAMNQGMLMESMNLSSAWTLPVLFVCKDDGWSVTTRSEGVTGGDLNERARGFGIPAVEVDGRDVSGVWEAAQTAIERARSGLGPTFLHARCVHFEGHFLGFQMIRIVRHPLREMPGIALRLTQSFLAPGGAPLRERLAAVKTVLGSVLSTLRDPRRDSANDPVRHTNTALQSDPVRLQELENRVEKEISNVLASALAEGPI
- a CDS encoding pyruvate dehydrogenase — encoded protein: MRTLFFTQAVDDALAQAMADDPRIILFGEDTPLLRRSLLVQFGPGRVRGTPISESAFLGAGVAAAMAGCRPVVELYMVDFLGVCMDALLNHAAKVETFSGGRWNAPVVVRAPCGGGYGDGGQHEQSLWGWLAHIPGLTVIVPSTPADAGGLMLAALRHEGPVIFLEHKLLSETWLDFLGAGGRPSVRFEVPAEGGKGAVPKKWEPLPIGKAVLRRDGGDVTIVSVGVDVHRALEAAQALESEGISAGVLDLRTVSPVDKTTLCEAVAQTGHLLVVDEDYEGFGLSGELSAVVLEAGISCKYARVCTRTTIPYARHLEDLTLPNKQRICHSVRQLMQ